One Lemur catta isolate mLemCat1 chromosome 15, mLemCat1.pri, whole genome shotgun sequence genomic window carries:
- the LOC123650666 gene encoding phosphatidylcholine transfer protein isoform X1, producing the protein MAGSAGGFSEEHFREAYAELRQPVGAGAGWQLLVETLNISVYWRRDKRTGLYEYKVFGVLEDCPPAVLVDVYTDLDYRKQWDEYVEELYEQEYNGQTVIYCKVKYPFPMSKRDYVYIWQLQELDTASGKIYMVLAQSTSVPQLPEKRGVIRVKQYKQSLAIESDGNGGSKVFMSYFYNPGGHIPSWIIKRAVQKEIPNFLRDLVKACQNYPSNI; encoded by the exons ATGGCGGGGTCGGCGGGCGGCTTCTCGGAGGAGCATTTCCGGGAGGCCTACGCAGAGCTCCGGCAGCCTGTGGGGGCCGGGGCCGGCTGGCAGCTGCTGGTGGAGACCTTGAACATCAGCGTCTACTGGCGGCGGGACAAG AGGACTGGACTGTATGAGTATAAAGTCTTTGGTGTTCTGGAGGACTGCCCACCAGCTGTACTTGTAGATGTCTATACGGACTTAGACTATAGAAAACAGTGGGACGAGTATGTTGAAG AACTCTATGAACAAGAATACAATGGACAGACTGTGATCTACTGCAAAGTGAAGTACCCCTTTCCCATGTCCAAGAGAGAC TATGTCTACATCTGGCAGCTGCAAGAGCTGGACACAGCCAGCGGGAAGATCTACATGGTCCTGGCCCAGAGCACCTcagtgcctcagcttcctgagaagCGGGGGGTGATCCGGGTGAAGCAGTACAAGCAGAGCCTGGCGATTGAGAGTGATGGCAATGGGGGGAGCAAAG tTTTCATGTCTTACTTCTATAACCCAGGTGGCCACATTCCGTCCTGGATCATTAAGAGGGCTGTCCAG aAGGAAATTCCTAACTTCTTACGTGACTTGGTGAAAGCATGTCAGAACTACCCCAGCAACATCTAA
- the LOC123650666 gene encoding phosphatidylcholine transfer protein isoform X2: MAGSAGGFSEEHFREAYAELRQPVGAGAGWQLLVETLNISVYWRRDKRTGLYEYKVFGVLEDCPPAVLVDVYTDLDYRKQWDEYVEELYEQEYNGQTVIYCKVKYPFPMSKRDYVYIWQLQELDTASGKIYMVLAQSTSVPQLPEKRGVIRVKQYKQSLAIESDGNGGSKGEIKTLKANQQA, translated from the exons ATGGCGGGGTCGGCGGGCGGCTTCTCGGAGGAGCATTTCCGGGAGGCCTACGCAGAGCTCCGGCAGCCTGTGGGGGCCGGGGCCGGCTGGCAGCTGCTGGTGGAGACCTTGAACATCAGCGTCTACTGGCGGCGGGACAAG AGGACTGGACTGTATGAGTATAAAGTCTTTGGTGTTCTGGAGGACTGCCCACCAGCTGTACTTGTAGATGTCTATACGGACTTAGACTATAGAAAACAGTGGGACGAGTATGTTGAAG AACTCTATGAACAAGAATACAATGGACAGACTGTGATCTACTGCAAAGTGAAGTACCCCTTTCCCATGTCCAAGAGAGAC TATGTCTACATCTGGCAGCTGCAAGAGCTGGACACAGCCAGCGGGAAGATCTACATGGTCCTGGCCCAGAGCACCTcagtgcctcagcttcctgagaagCGGGGGGTGATCCGGGTGAAGCAGTACAAGCAGAGCCTGGCGATTGAGAGTGATGGCAATGGGGGGAGCAAAG GTGAAATCAAAACATTAAAAGCAAACCAGCAGGCTTAG